The genomic segment TCCACAACATGTCCAATACAttggaagacatttttgaaCGTTCTTTTTCACTCATTTGGCACAAAAGACGTCGTATCCTTTGGCGATTTGCTTCATCTCCGCAAATGACGCGCATATTGCCCAACGTTAAAACATTTCTcattttctttaacatttttcttataTCTTCTCTACGTGGCTTGAAAGTAATACGCGCCTCGATTGTCTGTTGAGGAGGTATGAGTATTTTTTTAGGGTATATTTCAAAGGCGTCACTAAGGCGCGGTAGCAAAAGACCCAGGGAATCAATTGATACCACGGCAAAGGCCAACAACGGCCCTTTGTTGTAAAAACTTATACTACGCTCCAATGGCTGTGCTAACTCGCATATATCACCCATAGTTATGAACGGACTTCCCACTGGACCCATTAGAATGTTTTGTGGCACTATGCTGGCGTTGCCGCCATAGCCATACAGGGCAACGtccaaaaatggctgaacaatTGCTGCAGCTCCGGTGGGTGCATAAAACAAAAGCTTGCCTATGGCCACTCCACGTACTGTGGGGCAGAAGCTTATATTTATAGAACGACACTCTTGGGTATGCAGTGTAATGGTGTTATTACGTTCGGAATTGACTATCTGAAATCCGGGACCAATTACTTCAATGCGTATGACCAAACGcttgttgacaatatttttGATTTGCATTGACTTGCGTGAATCGCTGCGTAGTTTAATGCTACCCCAGGACAGTTCCAAAGTAGTGACTTTAAGTGGCACTTGTTTGCCATCACGATGGCTGAACTCACTTGAACTAGAACATCGTGAAATGCTGCGCATGTTCGAACTGGAAGTAACGGATCGGGCTGAATGCATAGTGCTGTAGCTGCATGTACTTGACGCTTCACTTCCCACTGGAGAGGAGGCAGCTTTTCGCTCTGATAAACCGCCAGTTGGTGTAAGCAGCTGACGTTCCGAATTACTGGTGGTATCAAGAACCGGAGTGGGGGACGATAAATGGTAACGCGAAGATGACAACGACGATAGGGGAGAACTTTCAACTCGAAGCTCACCAGCATTGCGGGGCGACAATTGTGCACCACCATTACGCCCCGCTAGAGTAGATCCCAGCTTGCTGGATGACAAATTAGGTGATATACCAAAGTCGCAATCAGCGTTACGTGGATCGCCATCAAGACGAGTAGAACACAAGGATTTTGTTTCTTTGACACAGTTCAAGGCAGGCCTTTTATCATACACTGATGAGCGAGAAGACCTAAAATTGACGGGAGTCCTGGCATCAACAGGTGAATCTGATACGTTTGCATGCAAAGGGCTTCTATCTCTTGGAGACTTTCTGCGTACACGACGACTGACATTCTGTTTGGGTGTACCCGGCCATTCATCGTTATCCGCTTCCTCTCCGTCATCAACTGTAGCTTCTACAACACGTATATTTGGAACTGCAGAAGTCAACTCAATAGGGCTCAGTGGCGATCTAGGTTGCTGCTGCGCATGGCTGCGCTCCATTTTCTTCATATCGCTAGAGTTTAAAAGGGACTCTGTAAAACTTATGGTATCTGATAAATCAACTCTACTGCCATCACTACCACGACCTGTAATGGGATCAACATTTTCCTTATTCTCTAAAATGTTGTTGGCAATTTCCTGGGATCCCAGTTTGAAATCGGCGCACAACGATAGCCCACTTTTAGGTCGTGGGGAAAAATTTGATCCATTACAGTTAGAAACAGTTTTATCATGTTGCGTTAGCTGAGGATTCAAACAAGATTTCGACTTAGTGGCCTGCATCATCAAATGCCCAGTTAATTTATTAGTTGACGTGTTTTTTGGGTCCATgtccaaattttctaaaattaaattAGAAATGTAGCAGacgaaataaaatataattatcATTGTCATGTTAGCTTACCCAACGCTCTGTCAATGGCTGACATACTCAAGAGATATGAATTTTCCATTGCACTGGCTGTGTGCTTATTTTCAAACGTTGAAATTACATGGTCTTTTACTTTAGTGCCCGCATTGGAGGCATTTGGAGGCGCCAAAGATTTTTCAGAGCCTGAGCGATTGTCCATATTTTctatatgaatttttataatgggttttaaaaattacttttattttaaaatctaAACGGCTCACCTAACGCTCTTCCGATGGCAGATTTACTTAAAAGATAGGAGTTTTCGGATGCGTTGCCAGAGTCCTTGCTTTCATGGTTGAGATGTACTTGGCTGGAAACTCGAGTATAGGTTTTGTTATCAATCTGGGGAGTTACTGCAACTGATGCCGAACCGTCGCTAACAACATTTGAAGTAGTCACCATATTGCTGTCCTCATCATCCATCAAGGCAAATGGTGTGCGACATTTTTCCGGGCTCTTTGATTTGACTATATCCCAAATGTTTTCAGAGCgcatatggaaaaaatttcctacCGAAAAATTTGGATCGCCTGCTAAAATGTAACTGGAAGCAGAGATTGTTAACAGCATTAAGCAGTTAAAAAAGTAATCCATATTTAACATACTTGGAGGCAGATGGCGAGTCAAAACCATTGGAGATAGACTCACCAGACACAGCTGCCTTCTCTTTGGCTTGTTGGCTTAAAGTTTTTGCTGGTATAGCTGCATATTCCTCGGCCCATGATATTTCATCCATTATTAATATCGATTGCATAAGTTCCCCCGGAGcaaattcttcatttgaaaatCCGCTCTCATCACCGGTGCCTGCACCAGCACTAAAAGCAAACGATGATCCTCCAGCACCTCCATTAAACGAAAGCTGTGATAGGGATTGTTTGGAAATTGACATATCTGCCGTACGAGGCAAACTTTTTTCCTGACCATCACCAAATGAACTACAAACGCTGGATGACGAAACTGATGACATGCTTAAGAGTTTATCTGCAGCCACATCTAAAGCACCACTTGGATCTAAAGATGGTTCGCCGCCATTGAGTGTCTTACAAAGGTTACGAGTTTTAGTGGCGAAGGAAGAAGCTAAAATTTCTTCCacagttaaattttttaatttttgttttgtttcagcTGTCGTTGCCTTTGAGTTGcgtatttcttttttatataagGTTGAGCGGCCGGTCATTTCGCTTGGTTCAAATGAGATCTTTGCTTCTTTACAAGCCGACGGTGGATTAGAAGAAGTGGTCTCCAAATTTATAGTTTCATCGGTCACTAAATCTGATATATTGATTGTGTTAGGACGTCGAAAAGGTACATAATCTGTGTGATCAAGTGCTGTATATATGGTAATTGGGGAATGTGCAAGGTGTGAAAGGTCGGAAAAAAAACATGATATTGTtttaaagagaaacaaatgcaGTGATGTAgaataaaaacaacagaaatCGCATTTTATGTTGAATTGTTATTAGAGCGCTAGATCTCATGAATTAATGCGATATTATAAACTGCAATAAACATGGAATGAATTGTATATGCTAAACATCACTTACGCATAGAATTTTCCGTATTTGATGCATTATTGATGATACTACGCATATTTTCCTTATTTGCTGTTACTTCGAAAGGTTTCTTAAAAACATCTGGGGACTTTCCTACTGATTTCTGCAAAGCTTCCAAAGCTTTCTTTCGTTCCATCTACACAAAAGACCAACTATTACAAAAGGAAACTGAAAATAGGTTAAACTTTCAAAGGACTTACATTCAAACGATCACTAATGCGACGATCTGTTCCACCATTTGCAACACTTTTGTATGTATTTTTGAAAGATTCATTGGACAAAtcgccaaaaactgaaaatTGCAATATTTAAAGTAACTATACATGGATTTGtgtatgaaaaataatttcactCTTGTATTACATCTTCCTCTACCCTTTAATCTATCCATATTAAGTATGCCCAGCGATGTATCATCACCACCACCATAATTTGACGAGCTTGCATTCCTTTCCATAACTTTTCGTTTCAATTAAATCGAATGACATTCAAACAAAAACAccatttaaataaatgaaaaaaatagaTTAATATAAAGTCCTCCTTCTATattatttctttgtttatttttcgtTGGTAATATAGCCACAGGATTCAGCAAAATTTAATGGAGCTGTCCGTCCTCCTTTGCGCCACACAATTTTTAAGCCTTTCTCATTATTTTTGTGATCAAATTCAAATCAAAATGGCGGCCTGTGAAAGCATTTGAAATCGAATATCGATAACAAGAATCAAGCGATGTTCGTTTTGATAACTGTTTCAATGTGGTCAACTTTTTTAAAAGTGTTACGATTTTGCGCGTTTTGATCTAATTTACTGTGTTTACTTATTTGCTCAAATATTAGTCAAGCTCTAATACCTTATTTGACCAATGGactaaattttagttaaaatattataaaaaatgctTTCTTAAgtataaatatataataatgAAAGATTGCTCAGTTGAAACAACTTCAATGAAAAAGTagataataattttaattataaattacatGAAACATGATACGaattaacacaaaaaaattattggtgaATGATTGACTACTCTAATAAATTCAGCAACTTAAAGTAGCtgaatacagcaataaaaaattctaaaatgtgATATCAATAAATATATAAGTTATGGCTTATATGTATTTTTTAATTAaccctaaaattaaaattaactaaaatacATTTAGTTTagcattttataaaatatttcataagtataaatatttaataatggaTGAAAAACTACTCAATTTACCTTTTAAAGAGTGACGCATTGAGCTTATAGCCTAGTACTAAATGCATTCACATGAAAATTGATTattaaagctgagtattctgttcaccttttcaaacggaatgctgtcaaactccatataaaaaaaaaaaacttcggcgaaacgttggctgAAAATAGGCGGAAGAGTAgcactctgtttatagtgaggaaaatcgcaaaaaaaaactattgtaaTGGCAACCCTTGAAACTGTTGCcggcataatttttttattggtttcaatggttcgtttttctttatttttttgagaaaaatatatcaaatatagaaaacaataagtgcagattaaaaaacgtattttggtatggatataaaaacatcgattgctgtcaaattccgaTTGCGGaacaattacaaatttcagcgcctattccgaaagcagaaaagaATACCATCCCTAATTGTTGgagaaatatttgtttttattggacGACATAACAAACAATTATGATGAAACAAAGTAGCTTGAACCAAATTCGTGAGCATTGAATTACATTGGCTCAGCGACATTTCGCTGGTATTTTGCTCAAAGAACTCAATACCACTTCTgtggaatgtgttcgcattttcttcgtcaccataattttataatgcgttttgatCGGTGTTcgggcaatcccatggcagccggttgtatgtaccggattgaaccaatgaattccttcatcggcaagggctgccgcctcagtgtaccacacactgctactacaacaacattgttgttcgggcgaaaagtcgAAGGCAGTACTAGCCAAAATaatagcgacatgtcgctgcatcagtATAAATGTCGTTtcaattaattgaaaatgtaaCTAAATGGGCACCAATAAACTCTGTTTCTgtgctgttgtctttgttgtgtgacttttgtttgtgttttggcGAAGAATAGAGTCCGTTGGATTTTGTTATAGTTTAATAGGCATTTCGCCGCGAATGAAGTCAGTGCTAGACTACATCAGCCATTTTACAAAACCTTAACCTTATTTATCGATATTTACCTTCCCTCTGCAGTCGAAATACAACATATGtaaacagttgttgttgttgttcctttatttgttgtttgtatTCTTATTACTTTTTTCATTCTTTGAAGCAATTCAGGTGTTAACTTTGCAATAAACATTGGcagactgaaaatttgcaaattgtttAATAAAGCTTAAGTCCATGACTTATTCTATAAATTAAAGTCAATGAAACATAACAGACTGTGTATTCGTAAAGGGTACATACAGTGCACCTGGTGCAGAAAATTAAGGGCTGGCGACGTTTAGAATATTCATATACCCATATACCACACATGCCTCTTCTCTTCAAGTGTGTGACgtgtcgttttttgtttttatttttaaaagttgAGAAGAAAAGTTCGGTTTGGTTATTTGTGGTATAGTTCGACAAGTCACAATGAGTTTAAGACGTAGGCAAAATTCCAAGGAGTCACTTTTGATGCCACAAGACGATGACGGTGGCCAGCATGAGAAAACGGATATACGTGGCGATCGAggaaatattttgattttactGCTTCTGTATATTTTACAAGGAATTCCATTGGGTTTGATAGCAGCTGTTCCCATGCTGCTGCAAAATCGTGGTGCCAGCTACAAACAGCAGGCTGAGTTCTCATTTGCTTACTGGCCATTCAGCCTAAAATTGCTTTGGGCTCCCATTGTTGATGCGTGCTATATTAAACGATTTGGACGAAGAAAATCATGGCTAGTGCCGTGTCAGTATTTAATGGGAATATTCATGTTGTTTCTATCGTGGCAAGTGGATCGATGGCTTGGTGGCAATGGTGCCGACCCAAATGTCCCTTTGTTAACGGCCTTATTCTTCATGCTGAATTTTCTGGCGGCCACTCAGGATATCGCGGTAGACGGCTGGGCTTTGACCATGTTGAAGAGATGTAACGTCGGCTATGCTTCCACTTGCAACAGTGTGGGTCAAACAGCTGGTTACTTTCTGGGTTATGTTGCCTTTATCGCTCTCGAATCAAAGGACTTTTGCAATAATTATTTACGTGAAACACCTAAAGATGTAGGAATGGTTACATTGCCCGAATTCTTATGGTTCTGGGCATGGTGTTTCCTTGTGGTCACTACCCTCATAGCCATATTAAAGAAGGAAAACCTGCCCAAATATAAAGATGATGGATCACGCTATACCGAAGAGCACGAAATGAATGTTTATGAAAGCTATAAGATTCTCCTTGACATGGTGCGTATGCGTCCCGTACAAATACTAGCTGGCATACTGCTAACAGTAAAAGTAACTTTTGCGGCCTGTGACGCTGTAACTTCTCTCAAGCTCATTGATGCTGGAGTGCCTAAAGAGAAGCTGGCTTTGTTGGCTGTACCCATTATACCTCTGCAAATAATACTACCTTTGGTGGTAAGTCGTTACACCAATGGTCCAAGACCGATGGAGGTATACGTTAAGGCTATTCCATATCGCATTGTTTTTGCGGGAATTGCAACGATTATTGCCTATTTGACACCATACATGATCTCTGGCGGGGAAGTGCCCTTATACTATTACGTCCTTTTGGTGGTGAATTACGGCATATATCAGATATTCCTGTATTGTATGTTTGTGGCTATAATGGCATTCTTTGCTAAAATCTCCGATCCGGCTGTTGGTGGTACTTACATGACATTTCTCAATACTCTATCGAATTTGGGTGGGAATTGGGCCAACACCGCTATCTTATGGCTGGTAGATGTGCTTACATGGAAGGAATGCGTTATTGTGAACGGGGAAGAAATTGCAGATAACAAGTGCTTAAACAAACAGCAGACACAGGTAATTATAGAATGAAAAATGGCCAAATTCCATCTAGTGACCTGTGATTCatgtattttttaaattattttcaggAATGCACCGCAGCTGGTGGTGAATGTGAAATTGTATTCGACGGTTATTATATCGAGTCTATTGTGTGTCTCGTCTACGGTGTCATTTGGCTACTTTGTTTGCGCAAATGGATAAACTACCTACAGAGTCTACCAAACAATTCCTGGCTAGTGGTTAAAACTAACAAATCCTCAAACATGCACAAAAAAAGTTAGCAACTAATAGTTTGACAAAGAGGCTaaattgttatacaaaattagaatgaaattaAAGCGAAAGATTTCTTATATTCTATAAGTTGCCTGTATatgttttgtatattttaacaaaatcgtgtttttctttaaagacatttttatgtttaaaaagcTGAATTATTGTATTCCAGTGCCCAAGCCACAAAAACCCAGCAATGTAGCATTTTTTCCCTACTTTTGCTTGTTATTCCCCCACCCAATAGCTTTATTTGCTattgtttatatgtatgtattgttttatatatatatatattaaattattcttttgttgtaatttaTATTTAAGAATTTGCGAAATAATAAAGAAGAGAAGTAGATGAACCGGttagatttttgatttttttaacaaagttcGGTTAGAAACTCGGGTTTGGTGGTACACGAAAAATTCAACACCTGGCGGACTACTTAACTAGTTTATAATAAGACCTTCGAATTCGTTTTGTTTGTCCCATGCTGTCAAGAGTACCTGAATTGATTCAAATAGTATATCGGCTTTATTTCATCCCATAAAACAATTAATAGCGGAATTTACGGCTAGAGCATTTGAAGCTCTGTATTTAAGATACcggttgttgtcgttgttgtagcagcgtgttgtacaccgagacggcagcccttgccgatgaaagattccatcggatcaatccggtacgtgtaaccggctgccatgggattgcggttgttgttgttggagcagtgagttgtacactaaggcggcagcccttgtcgatgaatgattccatcgggtcaatccgggtacgtacaaccggctgtcatgggatttcAAGATACCGGTAATAGTCAGCTGTGGTTTAATGTTACATCAATGCCACGCAAAGCTACAAATGCCCGGCAAGGGGTAGCTGTGAGTACCACACGgcctggaactttgaggttcGAACTGTGTTGTGTTCATCGCTGTCACGGGCGCTTcaacaggttgcgaatagtggaatgttccatatgaagtttttttttcaaattacggtcgttgttgttgtagtagcagtgtgtggtacactgaggcggcagcccttgccgatgaaggaattcatcaggtcaatccggtacatacaaccggctgccaaatTGGGGTGGTGATTTAAATgtatgcaatttttaattaaaaatttaattgattcaaacatttttcaattgaatttgaactttttttaatttacgatcgtgattgactttttgccattttcaatcaaaaaatgtattgatttaatcattattttaattgtatctaaattttttttcaattacgaacGTGATTAAAATTGTTgccattttcaattgaaaaattaattggttgatcattttagatttagatttatttgTAACCGAAGCCATTCAGCACATCTATGAATTACGATTTTAGCGTACagagagaatttttttattgaatcggtacattttttttaattttttctttttcaattaaacaatttaattacaacatgatcctcgtcaagctcctgcctgcatcgtaggcactcagtatatcCCGATCTCTCACTGAAactttccgctcgataccgctgattgtccacgactgcagttacagctactctggatggagcattccactatccgtaacctgtggacgcgcctggtagctcgcagctaagcttttcatgacagcaaagaacaccacactgatcggacctcaatctttcagcttgtgtggtgctcatagctatcccgtgccgggccaGATAATTTGTTTTCTGTTGGTGTTATTTCCTCAGTACATGTAATTCATAAATTTGCtattaatttttggaaaatccgCGGGGGTGTTTTGTGCCTTAGGAGTGGTCACGGATCCAAACATGAACCTCAAATTAGTGTTCCAGGAGCTTAACAAATATGTGTGTACCAAGTTGCATCGAAATCGGGGGTGCGCCTCATGCAGCAcacttttcttaaaattttgaatatataatttaaatatttttattgacccaattaaaaaaaatgaatttgaaatttcgaaaatttcaataatattttaattggaccaactaaaaaattaattaaaaatttctataatttttttttattggatcaataaaaaaattaatctgaAAAATCTTCAatcatgtttttaattgaataagtaatttttttaattgaaaaatttttcaaacaacaacaacaacaacaaaactgtgattgatattcCCATTTTCCTGATTGAAGCtgtttcaattaagaaattgattggatcaataaatttatttatttcttaataGTAATACATAAGCCTccttggccaaaaaaaaaacgtactaCTACGATAAATACTCccaaataaacaataaaaaattaaatacttcacttaggtggagacacaataccagacatgaaccaacttaagggaccaacaatacctaacctaaccaaaataCTTCACAGTTACAAAACTGTAAGATTCTTCGcctaattaattttaattggcTTCCCAGCCATAACAAGATTATGCGAACATTTAAACTGTTGGATTTTTAAACAAGTCTCATATGAGTCCAATACCAATAGATTCAAGCAACAACACTTGGTTTGATCTGTAGAATAGAAGTTAATAAGTTTTAAGCGAATAACAATATTCGAGTGTGAAAAGATTCTTAGCTCGGCGGGCAATATCAATAAAACGGTCAAACGGAAGGCAATAAATGTATGTATTACATAAAACTGGATTCTTTATTtcatgaaaacattttttttatttcttcaaaatcattCCACTTATTTTTAGAAAACAATGGTGTGCGcttaaatttattaattaaaaaaaactggCGAATAGAACGAGGCAATACGTTTTTTTTATCGGTTGTTTCCACTATTATATCGTAGAATTCAATTGTTGTTTGAATCTGTTAACGGCAGGCTGTGGCTACAATCTTACGACGGTCTTAAACTTTTATTCTTCCCATCTGTGATGAACTTCAGGGGTTAAGTTGATAATTTTCACATGTACAGCttggaatttttcattttttggagGAATAGCACACAAACGGTACTTTACCTCATCGCCCTCCATTGGCACATATTCACCTTCAATACTAAAATAAAGAAGAACATAGTAATTGTGCGTTAACAACATTGAATACAAAAGGGTTACAACTAAACACAAAGAAAGATGTGAACGTATACGACGGCCGGCTTTTGCAGTCCTCTATTCTATATCTCATTCGATAGTGGAACAAGCTTGAAGACTTCGTTTCCAGACTTGGAACGCTGCGGGTGTGTATGATTAAATGCAAATGCGCTTTTAGTTCGGTCACACCCCCACAATAGATTGCATTTACAAAGTTTTTTCATAAGCAGGCATTCAAAGAGCAAAATTAGAGATCATAAAAGAAGTGCAAAGCTTATTTCGatttaatcaggagatcggccaTTTTTGAACGATTTCCATAGATTTATTTATTCAATATATAGCTTAAAGAAAATGGtttcaaattcatttatatccaccaccataggatggctgtatattgattttgtcattcctttatGCCCCGGGAAATTATGTATAGATTTGATTGCATGTCTGGGTATCTGTAAATCTTGTAAtcgctctacagccttaaaaaacgtagtattgatctgaaatttggacagataCAAACTATCTGCCAATTTAGGttattgggcctataaaagtcgcattttttaCGATGAGTTATACTATGCCCTTTGACAATCTTGCTAAATATGTCCCGgtccgactatatttagatatagcagtcataccGTCCGATCTTCGGCATTGAGTGTTAAGCCCTTAAAGGCACatatttaatccgatttcgttcaaatttTGAACTGCGCATTTATTAGCAGAtgtagaacagtgagttttattatattatttaatcccatggcagccggttgtacgtaccggattgacccgatggagttcttcggcaagggctgccgcctcagtgtataacacactgctacaacaacaacaacaagtgagTTTCATTAGATCCACTGACATTCTTGGCAATAACGGTCCAGGAAGGATTGGATACATGGCTGCTACTTTATATACCGAACTTCCAAGTAAGGGCCTTAATTTCGTAAAAAACGGAGTAATTTTATAAGGCTTTTCGGCACCTGAAACAAGtatgatccatatttggatataatgtAGTTATACAAAAATAGGTAAGGGTAGGTCGGTAGgagtgtgcggatattaatcggtcccatgccactacggacaAACGCATAAGTCagtgatcggcttgttgtgcgctctaaataataaaaagtaatctcCAAAAGAAAATCAAACTTAGGAATTACGTGCTTAGTTTGTTTATGcctggtattgtatccccacctaagtcTCTGTCTGTTAGTCTCAAAAGCCGGTCAATGAcattggaaatgctccaatgtctcctcatcttccccgcatgccctacaaatgctatgcctttccgcaccgattttgtgagctcgtagtcctatgtatcgcgttatgataccaaaaggcTATACTATAACAAATTGGATAATTAACTTATTAGTGACGTTGGTGCTGGACATACCTTATGCAGAAAGTCAGCGATGTCGAATATCAATACTTTAGACCCTCACAAAGACAAAGTTTTGGGAGATATAAAAGTCTATGAGCTAACGGGGCAgttaataacattttttcaaatacatttaCCGATGGATTACAAAAGAAATATTCCCGAAAGAGAATTATAGTAATTTTTTCATACATTATTGGTCACAAGAAGTATTCATAAGCCTGCTTACAAGATGGATTCGGTCGACTcttggtataataaataaatatgctaCCATTGGTTAATCCACTTAATATATAGTGCTTAATTAGAATCCCGTTCAATTGTTAGACATAATGATTATAATAgagcataaacaaaaaaaaatctaaaatattattttttttactgcAGAGCTTGTTAATTGGCTACTATGACTTTGCTCCAAAAAAGGTAGCTTGTCAAGGTTTGCTACCCCCACATGCAAGCATGGGGCTGCAACAACAATCACTTCGGACAAATGAAAATCGTGAACTGTTTTAAAAATGTTAGTTACGTTCTTTAGCATTTTATGCAATTGTATATCGATATTCTGAAATAAACAGAAGTTATCAACTTACTCGGATATATGACAGAAGAGTTCTTCGCTGCCATCATTTGGTTTAATGAAACCATGACCCTTAGTGCGGCTAAATGACTTCACAACGCCGGTGACAATAGGATTTTCCAATGCACGTGCAGATCTAAGTCAGTGGTTATACACATTATTTTTATCAAGTgtaggaaaacaaaaacatatatattagaTATAAGTATATTAAATTACATACGTGGATGCGGTTCTAGTACGCTTTGTAATAATGGGACTTGGCAACTG from the Stomoxys calcitrans chromosome 1, idStoCalc2.1, whole genome shotgun sequence genome contains:
- the LOC106089341 gene encoding uncharacterized protein LOC106089341 isoform X1, coding for MERNASSSNYGGGDDTSLGILNMDRLKGRGRFFGDLSNESFKNTYKSVANGGTDRRISDRLNMERKKALEALQKSVGKSPDVFKKPFEVTANKENMRSIINNASNTENSMPLDHTDYVPFRRPNTINISDLVTDETINLETTSSNPPSACKEAKISFEPSEMTGRSTLYKKEIRNSKATTAETKQKLKNLTVEEILASSFATKTRNLCKTLNGGEPSLDPSGALDVAADKLLSMSSVSSSSVCSSFGDGQEKSLPRTADMSISKQSLSQLSFNGGAGGSSFAFSAGAGTGDESGFSNEEFAPGELMQSILIMDEISWAEEYAAIPAKTLSQQAKEKAAVSGESISNGFDSPSASNYILAGDPNFSVGNFFHMRSENIWDIVKSKSPEKCRTPFALMDDEDSNMVTTSNVVSDGSASVAVTPQIDNKTYTRVSSQVHLNHESKDSGNASENSYLLSKSAIGRALENMDNRSGSEKSLAPPNASNAGTKVKDHVISTFENKHTASAMENSYLLSMSAIDRALENLDMDPKNTSTNKLTGHLMMQATKSKSCLNPQLTQHDKTVSNCNGSNFSPRPKSGLSLCADFKLGSQEIANNILENKENVDPITGRGSDGSRVDLSDTISFTESLLNSSDMKKMERSHAQQQPRSPLSPIELTSAVPNIRVVEATVDDGEEADNDEWPGTPKQNVSRRVRRKSPRDRSPLHANVSDSPVDARTPVNFRSSRSSVYDKRPALNCVKETKSLCSTRLDGDPRNADCDFGISPNLSSSKLGSTLAGRNGGAQLSPRNAGELRVESSPLSSLSSSRYHLSSPTPVLDTTSNSERQLLTPTGGLSERKAASSPVGSEASSTCSYSTMHSARSVTSSSNMRSISRCSSSSEFSHRDGKQVPLKVTTLELSWGSIKLRSDSRKSMQIKNIVNKRLVIRIEVIGPGFQIVNSERNNTITLHTQECRSINISFCPTVRGVAIGKLLFYAPTGAAAIVQPFLDVALYGYGGNASIVPQNILMGPVGSPFITMGDICELAQPLERSISFYNKGPLLAFAVVSIDSLGLLLPRLSDAFEIYPKKILIPPQQTIEARITFKPRREDIRKMLKKMRNVLTLGNMRVICGDEANRQRIRRLLCQMSEKERSKMSSNVLDMLWTEFEGETEMKELADIQENPSVAMDLTSGFRIHEILLTINYDSMDETADASSLFLPEGDETVLFRTVVCAADSPTPPTSSSLGTVNEMYEESTESEERVASSSTQQNMWSVKPANLEINVSRRQERVSLFVFNGFKSRQYFEVSCNRKQLLRFLPSEGYVAPDNGQIEIVVNVNASAMQEDYRGDIFIMVYMENERIVVPVKFVE